From Etheostoma cragini isolate CJK2018 chromosome 10, CSU_Ecrag_1.0, whole genome shotgun sequence, the proteins below share one genomic window:
- the hmgxb3 gene encoding HMG domain-containing protein 3 isoform X3 — MEKVEVFEVVKVTEEVESYYSQMEATTQKKRKSKAQEDSVEKPKKPRSAYLLYYFDVHQVMQQEIPNLPQSEINKRISESWKRLSVAEKGYYLEKAKSEKEGIDTSSESSLTPSKDLPGFRKILPRASYFLLSKGCSSNQKLEGSQPEMSVESLDSPVEGGLPSVSLTQESRFTPLGLAGELELTELPIVVDDMAEETTAASKLTGLRGIPLSSSSSSSSSSSSSSSVLCIAPASTDTHVSRGSVGLKANGVTLKGKETRVTGRGHGAMVQKIPGETTQVVAIIPTQNLLEPKSLPSVSSVGPVMMVSVGASIEQSSTPSYKMSVKTYTRRGRGRCLNPGCSFVYVTRHKPPTCPECGSHLGGKWIPAAKKTQEKEAVSKKLPQKAETKANASCQSTPHPAQEGSADVCKTNASGSKKKGKVKQCSRKQRAVPAGKPLEGTSTKEKEQTKQIQESLQGTTFQVQIRSNATVHKRPVRPILPAYYSTGRALYQIRTVHPDKGKSQSANNNTSSTVPRESFTGLKPSTLKQLGQTGPTSAVKQDSSGPADGSQPVSSLVDRRVNILSLVPFKQHTVSSFDLGLSTARGRGRCKNASCDYMYKNRHKPAVCPKCGCELTQKNAKGAKSGTLLDPYQALSPAQKDIQRQNTLQLLHRSLQIPESETELQETLTLIQELNSLQIVLVQPSGQEHEDGVEAETLVESGWPQFYESAATHCGLCNYPLFKGGQSTIAGQEDCWLLTETLIQTATLQLKVCLNVQCLALHSFTDLHPGLFNIGNRLLVSIDLFLKIRSSIKLGQPPYQVARTILDHTPNHPVHAMSPEELSRIQELLLNGYWAFECLTVRDYNDMICGICGVAPKLEIAQRYTSNVLELKNVEFTWPKGSVSDEVNVDDFWLTMESEAIEQATFPTDIPITWVDASIIAPFIPPLMRSPTVINTEKDKILSHTQQPSGDPSVLVRLIHDGQLRLDKIEDHSEVELRTILDHCGASITPGSTKNELLTSLISLYTLVHGGLSTAPQPPPHLTAGKLSTVCPHKVVCGSKYLVRGETARDHVDLLLSSRYWPPVYVSDCARKVALCADMQYPEQATQMWGRNQGCFSDPFEKPEFVSCAELQDQPYSPDLSLVAENQQVHPITKSPCRWLVHPPEVAQDPPALPSEHHSMALCSDLEPYVSLMAELDKEREGEEDKREEQEEQTDTAENNSAENSEDCYSVSRARRQPVVFNNTAYYYLYNRLLDFFTSRDIVCQQINQVVNACQPGEVVIRDALYRLGVAQINTEKEEDEGSGLEGQTQEGGTETYEVVLPE, encoded by the exons ATGGAGAAAGTGGAGGTGTTTGAGGTTGTTAAAGTGACTGAGGAGGTGGAGAGCTACTACAGCCAAATGGAGGCGACCAcccaaaaaaagaggaagagcaaAGCTCAAGAAGACAGTGTTGAGAAACCTAAGAAGCCTag GTCTGCCTACCTGCTCTACTACTTTGATGTTCATCAGGTTATGCAACAGGAAATTCCTAATCTACCACAGTCGGAGATCAACAAGAGAATCAGTGAAAGCTGGAAAAGGCTCAGCGTTGCTGAGAAAGGCTACTATCTGGAGAAAGCCAAGTCTGAGAAGGAGGGCATAGACACA TCGTCTGAGTCGTCTCTCACACCCTCCAAAGACCTGCCAGGCTTCCGTAAAATCCTCCCCAGAGCCAGTTACTTTCTTTTGTCTAAAGGGTGCTCTTCAAATCAGAAGCTGGAAGGCTCTCAGCCAGAGATGAGTGTGGAGTCTCTGGACTCTCCAGTGGAGGGAGGCCTTCCTTCCGTCTCTCTCACCCAAGAGTCCCGGTTCACACCTCTTGGGTTGGCCGGTGAGTTGGAGCTCACTGAGCTGCCCATTGTTGTCGATGACATGGCAGAGGAAACAACTGCGGCGTCTAAGCTCACGGGCCTCCGAGGaatccctctctcctcctcctcctcctcctcctcctcctcctcctcctcttcctctgtgttaTGCATAGCCCCGGCCTCCACAGACACCCATGTCTCACGGGGCTCTGTTGGCCTTAAAGCAAATGGGGTGACGCTGAAAGGAAAGGAGACTAGAGTTACTGGTAGGGGTCATGGGGCGATGGTGCAGAAGATACCGGGGGAAACTACACAGGTGGTTGCCATCATACCCACCCAG AACCTGCTAGAGCCCAAGTCTTTGCCAAGTGTCAGCTCTGTGGGCCCAGTGATGATGGTCTCTGTAGGAGCCAGTATAGAACAAAGTTCCACTCCTTCCTATAAAATG tctGTGAAGACATACACCCGGAGAGGTCGTGGGAGGTGTCTAAATCCTGGATGTTCATTTGTGTATGTTACCCGCCACAAGCCACCGACGTGCCCTGAATGTGGGAGCCACTTGGGTGGAAAATGGATACCTGCT GCAAAGAAGACACAAGAAAAAGAAGCTGTGTCCAAGAAATTGCCACAGAAAGCTGAAACCAAGGCAAATGCAAGCTGCCAATCCACACCTCACCCTGCTCAGGAGGGGAGTGCTGATGTCTGTAAAACAAACGCCAGCGGGAgcaaaaaaaaggggaaagttAAACAGTGTTCGAGAAAGCAGCGTGCTGTTCCAGCAGGAAAGCCACTAGAGGGCACCAGCACCAAGGAGAAGGAACAAACAAA ACAGATTCAAGAAAGTCTTCAAGGTACGACATTTCAAGTTCAAATCAGAAGCAATGCCACTGTTCACAAGAGGCCTGTGAGACCCATCCTTCCTGCCTACTATAGCACAG GCCGGGCTTTGTACCAGATCAGAACTGTTCACCCTGACAAAGGAAAGTCTCAGAGtgcaaacaacaacacatcatcCACTG TTCCTCGAGAGAGTTTCACAGGACTCAAACCTAGCACTTTAAAGCAGCTCGGCCAGACGGGCCCGACATCCGCAGTCAAGcag GATTCTTCTGGTCCAGCAGATGGAAGCCAGCCTGTGTCTTCATTGGTTGATAGAAGAGTGAATATCCTGTCTCTCGTGCCTTTCAAACAACACACTGTTTCCAGCTTT GATTTGGGATTGTCTACAGCACGAGGAAGGGGTCGGTGTAAGAATGCGTCCTGTGACTATATGTATAAGAACAGACACAAACCTGCAGTTTGCCCTAAATGTGGCTGTGAGCTGACCCAGAAGAATGCCAAGGGAGCTAAG tCTGGGACTCTGCTCGATCCATATCAGGCCCTGAGTCCTGCTCAGAAGGACATCCAGCGCCAAAATACCCTGCAGTTACTGCACCGTTCCCTTCAGATTCCCGAGAGCGAGACTGAGCTTCAGGAAACGTTGACCCTCATCCAGGAGCTCAATAGTCTCCAGATCGTCTTGGTTCAACCAAGTGGCCAGGAGCACGAGGACGGCGTAGAGGCTGAGACGCTGGTAGAGTCTGGGTGGCCTCAGTTCTATGAATCAGCAGCTACTCACTGTGGTCTGTGTAACTACCCTCTCTTCAAAGGAGGTCAGAG TACCATTGCAGGACAAGAGGACTGCTGGTTGCTTACTGAGACACTGATCCAGACAGCAACTCTTCAGCTCAAGGTGTGTCTCAATGTTCAGTGTCTGGCTCTGCACAGCTTCACAGACCTGCATCCAG GCTTGTTCAACATAGGGAACAGACTGCTTGTTAGTATTGACCTATTCCTGAAGATCAGGTCCAGTATCAAACTGGGCCAACCCCCCTATCAGGTAGCCAGGACCATACTAGACCACACACCCAATCACCCTG TGCATGCTATGAGTCCAGAGGAGTTATCTCGAATTCAAGAGCTTCTTCTGAATGGCTACTGGGCATTTGAGTGTCTGACAGTGCGCGATTACAACGACATGATCTGCGGCATTTGTGGTGTTGCTCCCAAACTGGAGATTGCACAGCGATACACAAGCAACGTCCTGGAGCTAAAGAATGTGGAG TTTACCTGGCCTAAGGGTTCAGTCTCAGATGAGGTGAACGTGGATGACTTCTGGCTGACCATGGAGAGTGAGGCTATCGAGCAAGCGACTTTCCCCACTGACATCCCTATCACGTGGGTGGATGCTTCTATCATCGCTCCCTTCATTCCCCCATTGATGAGGAGTCCCACTGTCATCAACACAGAGAAGGACAAGATCCTGTCACACACGCAGCAGCCCTCAG GAGATCCATCCGTTTTGGTGCGTCTCATTCATGATGGTCAGCTGAGACTCGACAAGATTGAAGATCACAGTGAGGTTGAGCTGAGAACTATACTGGACCACTGTGGGGCGAGCATCACCCCAGGCTCcactaag AATGAGCTGCTGACCTCCCTGATCTCCTTGTACACACTTGTTCATGGTGGCCTCTCCACGGCTCCACAGCCCCCCCCACACCTCACCGCTGGCAAGCTGTCCACGGTCTGTCCCCACAAG GTGGTGTGCGGCTCAAAGTACTTGGTGAGAGGAGAGACGGCTCGAGACCATGTAGACCTGCTACTTTCCTCCCGCTACTGGCCCCCAGTCTACGTTAGCGACTGTGCCCGTAAAGTGGCGCTCTGTGCAGACATGCAGTACCCAGAACAGGCAACCCAGATGTGGGGAAGGAACCAAGGCTGCTTCTCTGACCCTTTCGAAAAGCCAGAG TTTGTGTCATGTGCTGAGCTACAAGACCAGCCGTACAGCCCTGACCTATCGCTGGTAGCAGAGAACCAGCAGGTCCACCCCATCACCAAATCACCTTGTCGCTGGCTGGTTCATCCTCCCGAAGTAGCCCAGGATCCCCCTGCTCTTCCTTCAGAGCACCACTCAATGGCCCTCTGCAGTGATCTGGAGCCCTACGTCAGCCTAATGGCTGAGCTAGATAAAGAGCGGGAAGGGGAGGAGGACAAGCGGGAAGAACAGGAAGAGCAGACGGACACAGCTGAGAACAACTCCGCAGAGAACTCAGAGGACTGTTACTCAGTAAGCCGTGCACGCCGTCAACCTGTGGTTTTCAACAACACAGCTTATTATTACCTTTACAACCGTCTGTTAGATTTCTTCACGAGCAGAGACATTGTTTGCCAGCAGATCAACCAAGTGGTGAATGCCTGCCAACCTGGGGAAGTAGTTATCAGGGATGCTTTGTACCGACTGGGAGTGGCGCAGatcaacacagagaaagaggaagatgaaggaaGTGGGCTGGAGGGACAGACACaagagggagggacagagaccTATGAGGTTGTGCTTCCTGAATAG